The Pseudofrankia inefficax genome window below encodes:
- a CDS encoding WD40 repeat domain-containing serine/threonine protein kinase, whose product MAGSTPPPVSGNAPAPLNAADPRKLGKYVITGRLGQGGMGTVFLGHSPDGDAVAIKVIKPELAERPEFRARFRREAESARRVRRFTTAAVLDADPDGPWPYLVTEYVEGPTLSKMVGRRGPLRPADLEQMALSVATALSAIHAAGIVHRDLTPANVLLSPVGPKVIDFGLARDFAGSGEFSRTAKHAIGTPGYMAPEQIMDSPVTSAADVFAWGAITVFAATGRQPFGEGRIEALLFRILYEPANIDGVPDELAPLVDAALRKNPAERPTAEELRISLMSGAALPAARLAASGPTAQEATSTDGKDGARRRRGHLFGRGRHQDGDEAVSGAPVSGAATSLLTPAPATTGAPPSPISAPPTSVGPAAPVSPVPRPVPAPSVAPGAPAGPIARSAGPRPPSLAPRSTTSTPPRSPAPSTPAPHPSAPPPATTPSPVPVSPAPAAPPRPQARPAGERAAAAVTAQVAPPARPAEEARPTGSGRGRRTVVLVAAGLVLLAAAVGLPLALTHGSGGSGGSSSVSPARAAQLSDTLAKAADTARPTDPARAARLSLAAYRISPTQAAASAMVASFAASSKVDLPGSPVAYTGVALTSDGRLGAATDAAGRVRLWNLAAATPALLADIATGDASAPTAPVFLPTGDLLTGGGIGHAWTLADPRAPRAISDVKPQATQPLQLALSGDGRLLVTAGQDRIIELWDLNNPAKPGWLGLKVTPGIITDIALSPDGRTLAVAGVDGTVSLWDLSDRRNPVERGSAVGHLGQVTAVAFLPGSKRIVTGGSDKTVRLWNITDLDAPRQLGEVTQGGSPVVNVAALDANLVVSSDASGSLLGWSVAAANPAESFSLGRGSTGLDLAVGGAGKMLLTAPAGGSSGAASLISTDPARLATVACANPANRIGETEWKSLIADLAYSDPCAGR is encoded by the coding sequence GTGGCGGGATCGACACCACCCCCGGTATCCGGCAATGCCCCGGCCCCGCTGAACGCGGCGGATCCACGCAAGCTGGGCAAGTACGTGATCACCGGGCGGCTCGGCCAGGGCGGGATGGGAACCGTCTTCCTTGGTCACAGCCCCGACGGCGACGCCGTCGCGATCAAGGTAATCAAGCCGGAGCTCGCCGAGCGCCCGGAGTTCCGGGCCCGGTTCCGGCGGGAGGCTGAAAGCGCCCGCCGAGTCAGGCGGTTCACGACCGCCGCGGTGCTCGACGCCGACCCGGACGGCCCGTGGCCGTATCTGGTGACCGAGTACGTCGAGGGCCCGACCCTGTCGAAGATGGTCGGCCGCCGTGGCCCGCTGCGCCCGGCCGACCTGGAGCAGATGGCGCTCTCGGTCGCGACCGCCCTCTCCGCGATCCACGCCGCCGGGATCGTGCACCGGGACCTGACCCCGGCCAACGTCCTGCTGTCCCCGGTCGGCCCGAAGGTGATCGACTTCGGGCTGGCCCGCGACTTCGCGGGTTCCGGCGAGTTCTCCCGGACCGCCAAGCACGCCATCGGCACGCCGGGGTACATGGCGCCCGAGCAGATCATGGACTCGCCCGTCACGTCGGCCGCCGACGTGTTCGCGTGGGGCGCCATCACCGTCTTCGCCGCCACCGGCCGCCAGCCGTTCGGCGAGGGCCGCATCGAGGCGCTGCTCTTCCGCATCCTCTACGAGCCCGCCAACATCGACGGCGTCCCCGACGAGCTCGCGCCGCTGGTCGACGCCGCGCTGCGCAAGAACCCGGCGGAGCGCCCGACGGCCGAGGAGCTGCGGATCTCCCTGATGAGCGGCGCCGCGCTGCCCGCGGCCCGGCTGGCCGCCTCAGGGCCCACGGCGCAGGAGGCGACCTCCACCGACGGCAAGGACGGCGCCCGCCGCCGGCGCGGCCACCTGTTCGGCCGCGGTCGCCACCAGGACGGCGACGAGGCCGTGTCCGGCGCGCCGGTGTCCGGGGCCGCCACCAGCCTGCTCACCCCGGCTCCGGCGACGACGGGTGCCCCGCCGTCGCCGATCTCGGCTCCGCCGACCTCCGTCGGTCCGGCCGCCCCGGTCTCTCCGGTGCCGCGGCCGGTCCCGGCGCCGTCCGTCGCCCCCGGCGCGCCGGCCGGCCCGATCGCCCGGTCCGCCGGGCCTCGGCCGCCGTCGCTCGCGCCTCGGTCGACGACGTCCACACCGCCTCGCTCCCCCGCGCCGTCGACGCCGGCACCGCACCCCTCGGCTCCGCCGCCGGCCACTACTCCGTCCCCCGTGCCCGTCTCGCCGGCGCCGGCCGCGCCGCCTCGCCCGCAGGCGCGGCCCGCGGGCGAGCGGGCGGCCGCGGCGGTGACGGCGCAGGTCGCCCCGCCCGCCAGGCCAGCCGAGGAGGCCCGGCCGACGGGGTCCGGACGCGGTCGTCGCACCGTCGTGCTGGTCGCCGCTGGGCTGGTGCTGCTCGCCGCCGCGGTGGGTCTCCCGCTGGCGCTCACCCACGGGTCCGGCGGCAGCGGCGGCTCGTCGTCGGTGTCCCCGGCCCGGGCCGCCCAGCTGTCCGACACCCTCGCGAAGGCCGCCGACACGGCCCGGCCGACGGACCCGGCCCGCGCGGCCCGGCTCAGCCTCGCCGCGTACCGGATCTCACCGACGCAGGCCGCGGCCAGCGCCATGGTCGCGTCCTTCGCCGCCAGCTCCAAGGTCGACCTGCCGGGCTCGCCCGTCGCCTACACCGGTGTCGCCCTGACATCCGACGGCCGCCTCGGCGCGGCCACCGACGCGGCCGGACGGGTCCGGCTGTGGAACCTCGCCGCCGCGACGCCGGCCCTGCTCGCCGACATCGCCACCGGGGACGCCAGCGCTCCCACGGCCCCGGTGTTCCTGCCGACCGGCGACCTGCTGACCGGTGGCGGCATCGGGCACGCGTGGACGCTCGCCGACCCGCGCGCGCCCAGGGCGATCTCCGACGTGAAGCCGCAGGCGACCCAACCGCTGCAGCTGGCCCTCTCCGGTGACGGGCGGCTGCTGGTCACCGCGGGCCAGGACCGGATCATCGAGCTGTGGGACCTGAACAACCCGGCGAAGCCAGGCTGGCTGGGGCTGAAGGTGACCCCCGGGATCATCACCGACATCGCGCTCAGCCCGGACGGCCGCACACTGGCCGTCGCCGGCGTCGACGGCACGGTGTCCCTGTGGGACCTGAGCGACCGCCGGAACCCGGTCGAGCGAGGCTCCGCGGTCGGGCACCTCGGCCAGGTCACGGCGGTCGCGTTCCTGCCGGGCAGCAAGCGGATCGTCACCGGGGGAAGCGACAAGACGGTCCGGCTGTGGAACATCACGGACCTGGACGCCCCCCGGCAGCTCGGCGAGGTCACCCAGGGCGGCTCGCCGGTGGTGAACGTCGCGGCGCTCGACGCGAACCTGGTCGTCAGCAGTGACGCGAGCGGCAGCCTGCTCGGCTGGAGCGTCGCCGCGGCGAACCCCGCGGAGTCGTTCTCGCTGGGCCGGGGCAGCACCGGCCTCGACCTGGCCGTGGGCGGCGCCGGGAAGATGTTGCTGACCGCCCCGGCCGGAGGCTCCTCCGGTGCCGCGTCGCTCATCTCGACCGACCCGGCCCGGCTGGCGACGGTCGCGTGCGCGAATCCGGCGAACAGGATCGGCGAAACGGAATGGAAGTCCCTCATCGCCGACCTCGCGTATTCCGACCCCTGCGCCGGGCGATAA
- a CDS encoding hemolysin family protein — MNDVLKLALVVALLLGNALFVGAEFALISARRTTIEPRAQAGSWSARITLRAMEHVSLMLAGSQLGVTVCTLGLGALAEPTIAHLIEHPFEAVGLPAAAIHPIAFVLALVLVTVLHVVIGETVPKNIALGAPDRAALVLTPPLAGLVLVLRPVIVALNWVANASLRLVRIEPKDEVASVFTRDEVAGLVDESRREGLLEADEHELVSGALAFDERAARDVLLPREGLVTVPTEITPRALEQLAASTGYTRFPVHDFGGRLIGYLHLKDILETRPERRASPVAAKWLRPLVHVPADATLRQALTVMQRSGAHLGQVVDASGESLGLVALEDILEELVGEIRDEAARRPARPVAPAQPAARPV, encoded by the coding sequence GTGAACGACGTGCTGAAGCTGGCGCTGGTCGTGGCGCTGCTGCTGGGCAACGCGCTGTTCGTCGGCGCGGAGTTCGCGCTGATCTCGGCGCGCCGCACGACGATCGAGCCACGGGCGCAGGCCGGGTCGTGGTCGGCCCGGATCACGCTGCGGGCGATGGAGCACGTGTCGCTGATGCTGGCCGGCTCGCAGCTCGGGGTCACCGTCTGCACCCTGGGGCTCGGCGCGCTCGCCGAACCGACCATCGCCCACCTCATCGAGCACCCGTTCGAGGCCGTCGGCCTGCCCGCCGCGGCGATCCACCCGATCGCGTTCGTGCTGGCCCTGGTGCTGGTCACCGTCCTGCACGTGGTGATCGGTGAGACCGTGCCGAAGAACATCGCGCTCGGCGCGCCGGACCGGGCCGCCCTGGTGCTGACCCCGCCGCTGGCCGGCCTGGTGCTGGTGCTGCGACCGGTGATCGTCGCGCTGAACTGGGTCGCGAACGCCAGCCTGCGACTGGTCCGGATCGAGCCGAAGGACGAGGTCGCGAGCGTCTTCACCCGCGACGAGGTGGCCGGCCTGGTCGACGAGTCGCGCCGCGAGGGCCTCCTGGAGGCGGACGAGCACGAGCTGGTCAGCGGCGCGCTGGCCTTCGACGAGCGGGCGGCCCGCGACGTGCTGCTGCCCCGGGAGGGCCTGGTCACCGTCCCGACGGAGATCACTCCCAGGGCGCTGGAGCAGCTGGCGGCCAGCACCGGCTACACCCGGTTCCCGGTGCACGACTTCGGTGGCCGGCTGATCGGGTATCTGCACCTGAAGGACATCCTGGAGACCCGACCGGAGCGACGGGCGTCTCCGGTGGCGGCGAAGTGGCTGCGCCCGCTGGTGCACGTGCCGGCGGACGCGACGCTGCGCCAGGCGCTGACGGTCATGCAGCGCTCCGGTGCGCACCTGGGCCAGGTGGTCGACGCCTCGGGCGAGTCCCTCGGCCTGGTCGCGCTGGAGGACATCCTCGAGGAGCTGGTCGGGGAGATCCGCGACGAGGCGGCCCGCCGGCCCGCCCGCCCGGTCGCGCCGGCCCAGCCCGCGGCCCGGCCCGTCTGA